Proteins encoded together in one Thermomicrobiales bacterium window:
- a CDS encoding DUF1905 domain-containing protein: MHEFDFEGTVWHYRNPNRVYFVSLPKDLSAEILALVGTSLNPWGTVPVDATIDGVTWYTSMFPRDDGRYYDLPLKLAILSRLGLVDDQSVEVQIAIRLP, from the coding sequence ATGCATGAGTTCGATTTCGAGGGAACGGTTTGGCACTATCGAAATCCAAACAGGGTCTACTTTGTGTCGCTTCCTAAAGATCTGTCCGCCGAGATCCTGGCGCTTGTTGGCACGTCGTTGAATCCCTGGGGCACGGTTCCGGTCGACGCAACCATCGACGGTGTCACCTGGTACACATCGATGTTTCCGCGCGATGACGGCCGCTACTACGATCTCCCGCTGAAGCTCGCGATTCTGTCGCGCTTGGGGTTGGTCGATGACCAGTCGGTCGAGGTGCAGATCGCGATCCGGCTGCCCTGA
- a CDS encoding crosslink repair DNA glycosylase YcaQ family protein, translating into MPALPSSMSIPAARAMLLAAQGIEPGPAKPATRGTVRSAITRMGQLQIDTISVANRSPYLVLFARIGSFETVWLEQLLAQGKIFEAWSHEACFLPIEDYPIAAARFAEPKPWRKRNRDFLAAHEDRARELMELIRTSGPVRSSDFEREAPRNGGWWSERKHEKLILEGLFAEGHVMIVRRDNFQRVYGLREMVLPDWEDHHAASMDDADDFMVAKTVAALGVAPARWIADYYRMPVARATAALKRLLERGTVLETSIDEVGTAFVHEANVSLASKAARGKLAPGRTVLLSPFDPVVWHRLRASELFGFDYTIECYTPAEKRIYGYFTLPILHRGELVGRLDPKAHRANGVFEVKALHLEPGFSPDERFVTELADALAGFAAWHGTPEVRITRSNPVVLRDELVAALG; encoded by the coding sequence ATGCCAGCTTTGCCATCGTCGATGTCGATCCCGGCGGCCCGCGCCATGCTCCTCGCCGCCCAAGGGATCGAGCCCGGACCGGCAAAACCAGCCACGAGGGGGACGGTCCGTTCGGCGATCACGCGCATGGGTCAGTTGCAAATCGATACGATCTCGGTGGCGAACCGCAGTCCGTACCTGGTGCTGTTCGCGCGCATCGGGTCGTTCGAAACCGTCTGGCTCGAGCAACTTCTGGCCCAGGGCAAGATCTTCGAAGCCTGGTCGCACGAGGCGTGTTTCCTACCGATCGAGGACTACCCGATAGCGGCTGCCCGATTCGCCGAGCCGAAGCCATGGCGCAAGCGCAATCGCGACTTTCTCGCTGCGCACGAAGACAGAGCGCGCGAGCTTATGGAGCTCATTCGGACCAGCGGACCGGTGCGCTCGTCCGATTTCGAACGAGAAGCGCCGCGCAACGGCGGCTGGTGGTCGGAGCGCAAGCACGAGAAGTTGATTCTGGAAGGTCTCTTTGCCGAAGGGCACGTGATGATCGTGCGGCGCGACAACTTCCAACGTGTCTATGGCTTGCGAGAGATGGTGCTGCCGGACTGGGAGGACCATCATGCCGCGTCGATGGACGATGCCGACGATTTCATGGTGGCCAAAACGGTTGCGGCGCTTGGCGTGGCCCCTGCCCGCTGGATCGCAGACTACTACCGCATGCCGGTTGCCCGCGCCACCGCCGCGCTCAAACGGTTGCTGGAACGGGGCACCGTGCTCGAGACATCGATCGACGAGGTAGGAACGGCGTTCGTGCACGAAGCGAATGTGAGTCTCGCGAGCAAGGCCGCCAGAGGAAAGCTCGCTCCCGGGCGCACCGTGCTTCTGTCTCCGTTCGATCCTGTGGTGTGGCATCGATTGCGCGCGTCCGAGCTGTTCGGATTCGACTACACCATCGAGTGCTACACCCCCGCGGAGAAGCGAATCTATGGCTACTTCACTCTGCCGATCCTGCATCGTGGGGAGCTGGTCGGCCGGCTGGATCCCAAGGCACACCGCGCCAACGGCGTGTTCGAGGTCAAAGCGCTCCATCTCGAACCCGGATTCAGCCCGGACGAGCGCTTCGTCACTGAACTGGCCGACGCGCTCGCCGGATTCGCTGCATGGCACGGAACTCCAGAGGTCCGCATCACGCGATCGAATCCGGTCGTGCTGCGCGATGAGCTTGTTGCGGCGCTAGGCTGA
- a CDS encoding cupin domain-containing protein translates to MSESRFLGEPMAGPNRGGTEDGPRDLLREREHPDMMVPPVTDSGTLPNLRFSLSDTHVKLCDGGWTREVTEREMPAARTIAGVNMRLDPGQSMTGVRELHWHLENEWAYMISGSARVTILDLDGNMHVDDVPAGDLWFFPTGLPHSIQALEHGCEFLLAFDDGAFSEEYTLLLTDFLSHMPPEVIAKNFGWSAETVSLLPKNELYIFPASVPGPLSEDLPPGVEPGSGSPYTFHMRQANPVECPGGRVTVIDSSSFPITTISCAVVEVDPGGMRELHWHPNNDEWQLFLEGRARMTVFNTGSVARTFNYLAGDVGTVPRATGHYVENIGNTRMRYLALFASPEFQEISLQQWLAKLPPALVKAHLNLPDDVIAALKKDRQLVVAGTPPADQEQSS, encoded by the coding sequence ATGTCAGAGTCGCGTTTTCTTGGTGAGCCGATGGCTGGTCCGAATCGCGGAGGCACCGAAGATGGCCCACGCGATCTCCTGCGCGAACGCGAACATCCGGACATGATGGTCCCTCCCGTGACCGATAGCGGGACCCTGCCGAATCTTCGGTTTTCCCTTTCTGACACCCACGTCAAGCTCTGTGACGGCGGATGGACCCGCGAGGTCACCGAGCGCGAGATGCCGGCGGCGCGAACGATCGCCGGTGTGAACATGCGCCTCGATCCCGGCCAATCGATGACAGGCGTGCGCGAGCTCCATTGGCATCTCGAAAACGAGTGGGCGTACATGATCAGTGGCTCGGCAAGAGTGACGATCCTCGATCTCGATGGGAACATGCATGTCGACGACGTTCCGGCCGGCGATCTCTGGTTCTTTCCCACCGGTCTCCCGCACTCCATCCAGGCGCTCGAACACGGGTGCGAGTTCTTGCTTGCGTTCGATGACGGCGCTTTTTCCGAGGAGTACACGCTGCTCTTGACCGATTTCCTCTCCCATATGCCGCCCGAGGTGATTGCCAAGAATTTCGGCTGGTCGGCCGAGACCGTCAGTCTCTTGCCGAAGAACGAGCTCTACATTTTTCCAGCGTCAGTTCCGGGCCCGCTGTCAGAAGACCTGCCTCCAGGCGTCGAACCCGGTTCGGGATCTCCGTACACCTTTCACATGCGTCAGGCCAATCCGGTGGAATGTCCAGGCGGTCGTGTGACCGTCATCGACTCGTCAAGCTTTCCGATAACAACCATCTCATGCGCAGTTGTCGAGGTCGATCCTGGCGGAATGCGCGAGTTGCATTGGCATCCGAACAACGATGAGTGGCAGCTCTTTCTCGAGGGACGTGCGCGCATGACCGTGTTCAATACTGGCAGCGTGGCGCGAACTTTCAACTACCTGGCCGGCGACGTGGGCACCGTACCCCGGGCAACAGGGCACTATGTCGAGAACATCGGCAACACCCGCATGCGCTACCTCGCATTGTTCGCGTCACCCGAGTTCCAGGAGATCTCGCTGCAGCAGTGGCTGGCCAAGCTTCCTCCCGCGCTCGTGAAAGCCCATCTGAATCTCCCTGATGACGTGATTGCAGCGCTCAAGAAGGACCGTCAGCTTGTGGTAGCGGGAACGCCACCAGCGGATCAAGAGCAATCGTCGTAG
- a CDS encoding ABC transporter ATP-binding protein, which produces MFQLVWQTSKWQTIALATLTLLLAVIPALQVWLAGALIDEVAAGIGADDIDPFIRSIVILAIAQLLLFLAGSLFQTLSNIDQQLLQEKLTIHVQQMIMRHANTLDLADFENASYYDQLQQAQRESASRPVMMVSGVFGLIRSLITFATMVGLLIGLSPWIAIAALLSPIPAFVSGSRYSWWGFQQMRRLSPTRRMMSYLTNVLTTDSFNKEIKLYTLGDHFIGRYDDIAQGYYAETRSLLIRRYLAGFGWGALTIVASSATFLYVAVQAVKGVISLGQLTVFTQAAQQVQNSFQGLLGGFQSIYEHGLYLSTLYDLLDRKPLIDAPEHPVPVRVPFQQGIEFRNVSFTYPGRTEPALDNVSFTIGLGETIALVGKNGAGKSTIVKLLGRLYDPQEGQILIDGVDVRDYDPRELRKQFGMMFQDYAMYQLPVAENIGVGNVERVLDRSAIESAALRGGATELIEGLPDQYDTILGKWFEDGHQLSGGEWQRVALSRAFMRDAQILILDEPTSALDAEAEYDLFARIKRLAEGRMAIFISHRFSTTRRADRILVLENAKLIEQGTHAELMMLGGRYAELFSLQAESYLEPLPAAEFASAPGPDWARASA; this is translated from the coding sequence GTGTTTCAGCTTGTCTGGCAGACGAGCAAGTGGCAGACCATCGCGCTTGCAACGTTGACGTTGCTGCTGGCTGTCATTCCCGCGCTTCAGGTGTGGCTCGCGGGAGCGTTGATCGATGAGGTCGCCGCCGGCATCGGCGCGGACGATATCGATCCGTTCATCCGCTCGATCGTCATTCTGGCGATTGCCCAACTCTTGCTCTTCCTGGCGGGGTCGCTCTTCCAGACACTGAGCAACATCGACCAGCAACTGCTGCAGGAAAAATTGACCATTCATGTGCAGCAGATGATCATGCGGCACGCCAACACGCTCGACCTTGCCGATTTCGAGAACGCGTCCTACTACGATCAGCTGCAACAAGCGCAACGCGAATCGGCCAGCCGCCCGGTGATGATGGTTTCGGGCGTCTTCGGGCTGATCCGGTCGCTCATCACATTCGCCACGATGGTTGGGCTACTGATCGGGCTTTCGCCCTGGATTGCCATTGCCGCCTTGCTCTCCCCTATTCCCGCCTTTGTTTCCGGCTCTCGCTATAGCTGGTGGGGATTCCAACAGATGCGCCGGCTCTCGCCGACGCGACGCATGATGTCGTATCTGACGAATGTCCTGACCACCGACTCCTTCAACAAAGAAATCAAGCTCTATACGCTCGGCGATCACTTCATCGGCCGGTACGACGACATCGCCCAGGGGTACTACGCGGAGACGCGCAGTCTGCTCATCCGCCGCTATCTGGCGGGGTTTGGCTGGGGAGCGCTGACCATCGTCGCCAGTTCGGCGACATTCCTGTACGTCGCGGTACAGGCGGTGAAAGGCGTCATTTCGCTGGGGCAGCTGACCGTCTTCACCCAGGCGGCACAGCAGGTGCAGAATTCGTTCCAGGGTCTGTTGGGCGGGTTTCAGAGCATTTACGAGCACGGTCTCTACCTGTCGACGCTGTACGATCTACTCGACCGGAAACCTCTGATCGACGCTCCGGAGCATCCGGTGCCCGTCCGAGTTCCATTCCAGCAGGGCATCGAATTTCGCAACGTCTCCTTCACCTACCCTGGGCGCACCGAACCCGCGCTGGACAATGTCTCCTTCACCATCGGATTGGGCGAGACGATTGCCCTGGTCGGCAAGAACGGGGCCGGGAAGTCGACCATCGTGAAGCTTCTCGGGCGCCTCTATGACCCGCAAGAGGGTCAAATCCTGATCGATGGCGTCGACGTGCGCGACTACGATCCACGTGAGCTGCGCAAGCAGTTCGGCATGATGTTCCAGGACTATGCGATGTATCAGCTTCCGGTGGCCGAGAACATCGGTGTGGGCAACGTCGAACGGGTGCTCGACCGGAGCGCCATCGAATCGGCGGCGTTGCGTGGCGGCGCCACGGAGTTGATCGAAGGTCTGCCCGATCAGTACGACACGATTCTTGGTAAATGGTTCGAAGACGGTCACCAGCTCTCCGGGGGCGAATGGCAGCGTGTCGCGCTCTCGCGCGCGTTCATGCGCGACGCGCAAATCCTGATCCTGGACGAGCCGACCTCAGCGCTCGACGCAGAAGCGGAATACGACCTCTTCGCCCGCATCAAGCGCTTGGCCGAAGGGCGCATGGCGATCTTCATCTCCCACCGATTTTCGACGACGCGGCGCGCCGACCGGATTCTGGTGCTGGAGAATGCCAAGCTCATCGAGCAAGGCACGCACGCGGAGCTGATGATGTTGGGTGGTCGATATGCCGAGCTGTTCAGCCTGCAGGCCGAGAGCTATCTGGAGCCGCTGCCTGCCGCGGAGTTCGCATCGGCTCCTGGCCCGGACTGGGCGAGAGCGTCAGCCTAG
- a CDS encoding endo-1,4-beta-xylanase, whose translation MIRTITSAFELRAIRLWLVLIVLFAMLDPHASAGYQSQSQKDPLFGFAINARVVTQFPDFLPYYGVTSVTPDNAMKMETIYGCDGWFDFSAADQLLDYADWYGFEFHGHAVVWHRQTSWCADWYTKDDFETYVRTVVGHYCGRIPSMDIVNEALGSTTRYRTEEESVWKRLYGNDDYIVDAFRWARDTCPEMRLYYNDYLIEWGVKAERMLSLVRRLANDGIIDGVGFQAHLDRHAKLDRFAETMDRVAELGLEFAISELDVRLGEPHWELSIEDLQAQADIYREVAQLCLERPACVRLTVWGIDDGHSWINTDFEFGQIPDAPLLFDRGFWPKPAYCDGIQDVLSLPEGDCPLVEGG comes from the coding sequence ATGATCCGAACGATAACCTCAGCGTTCGAGCTTCGAGCAATACGACTCTGGCTGGTGCTCATCGTGCTGTTCGCGATGCTCGATCCGCATGCCAGCGCCGGCTATCAGTCGCAGTCGCAAAAAGACCCGCTCTTCGGATTCGCCATCAACGCGAGAGTCGTGACCCAGTTTCCCGATTTCCTACCGTACTACGGAGTCACGTCGGTCACACCTGACAACGCGATGAAAATGGAGACGATCTACGGGTGCGATGGCTGGTTCGACTTTTCGGCCGCCGACCAGCTCCTCGACTATGCCGATTGGTACGGCTTCGAGTTTCATGGTCATGCGGTGGTCTGGCACCGGCAAACCTCATGGTGCGCCGATTGGTACACGAAAGATGACTTCGAGACGTATGTGCGCACCGTCGTCGGCCATTACTGCGGCCGTATCCCTTCGATGGACATCGTGAACGAGGCGCTCGGAAGCACGACGCGCTATCGCACGGAGGAAGAGAGCGTCTGGAAGCGGCTCTACGGCAATGACGACTACATCGTCGATGCCTTCCGCTGGGCGCGTGACACATGCCCTGAGATGAGGCTCTACTACAACGACTATCTGATCGAGTGGGGTGTGAAGGCCGAGCGCATGCTTTCACTCGTGCGCAGACTGGCGAACGACGGAATCATCGACGGCGTTGGCTTCCAGGCGCATCTGGATCGTCATGCGAAGCTCGATCGGTTCGCGGAAACCATGGACCGGGTAGCCGAGCTCGGTCTCGAGTTTGCGATTTCCGAGCTGGACGTGCGCCTGGGCGAACCGCATTGGGAGCTCTCGATCGAAGATCTGCAAGCGCAGGCGGACATCTACCGCGAGGTGGCTCAACTCTGTCTCGAGCGTCCGGCATGCGTGCGATTGACCGTGTGGGGCATCGACGACGGTCATTCGTGGATCAACACAGACTTCGAGTTTGGGCAGATCCCCGATGCGCCCCTGCTGTTCGATCGCGGGTTCTGGCCGAAACCTGCCTATTGCGACGGAATTCAGGACGTCTTGTCACTCCCCGAGGGGGATTGCCCACTCGTGGAAGGCGGGTAG
- a CDS encoding HAD family hydrolase, with product MPGSRTTLLTMNSYQNARQTMLIDADDTLWHNNIYFEQTTETFIDYLRHTSLGRDEIKQVIMEIEHANLQTKGYGAESYANNLVEAYRRLSEREIDQKQLDDVFNFGMSILDADIELLHGVSETLEELSSRHELVLFTKGNPDEQRSKIERSGIAQHFLHVGIVPEKDVRAYVEVIATVNAVTDRTWMVGNSPRSDINPALNAGMGAVFIPYDRTWELEIEEIHATDGRFLQLERFSELTLHF from the coding sequence GTGCCGGGATCACGCACTACACTCCTCACCATGAACAGCTACCAAAACGCTCGCCAGACCATGCTGATCGACGCAGACGACACGCTCTGGCACAACAACATCTACTTCGAGCAGACGACCGAAACCTTCATCGACTACCTGCGGCATACGTCTCTCGGCCGGGACGAGATCAAGCAGGTCATCATGGAGATCGAGCACGCGAATCTCCAGACGAAGGGCTACGGCGCTGAGAGCTATGCAAATAACCTGGTGGAAGCCTATCGCCGGCTCTCCGAACGGGAAATCGACCAGAAACAGCTCGATGACGTCTTCAATTTCGGTATGAGCATTCTCGATGCCGACATCGAACTGCTCCATGGGGTGAGCGAAACGCTGGAAGAGCTCAGTTCGCGTCATGAGCTGGTCCTCTTCACCAAAGGGAACCCCGACGAACAGCGCAGCAAGATCGAGCGCTCAGGCATTGCCCAGCATTTCCTCCATGTCGGCATCGTGCCGGAGAAGGACGTGCGCGCATATGTCGAGGTCATCGCGACGGTGAACGCGGTAACCGACCGCACCTGGATGGTGGGCAACTCGCCTCGCTCTGACATCAATCCGGCGTTGAACGCCGGGATGGGAGCGGTCTTCATTCCATACGACCGCACCTGGGAACTCGAAATCGAAGAGATTCACGCCACCGACGGCCGGTTTCTGCAACTCGAGCGGTTTTCCGAGCTGACACTGCACTTCTAG
- a CDS encoding amidohydrolase family protein encodes MSASADQVAQRGLACGIEITIVSAINGLMPYRGNAVLGNQDAAEAAESNRALRFWTIVDPRLPESFAQSAVLLSHPGCAGIKIHPHAHDYEIREHGPALFAFAAERNAVVLTHSGDIGSYPEDFVPFVDRYPNIQLILAHLGNSDDGSISRQVEAIQRARNGNLWVDTSSTRSMYSGLIEWAVEQIGHDRILFGTDTPLYWAGAQKGRIESAQVDDDAKQAILWDNAARLLGFGPN; translated from the coding sequence ATGTCTGCGAGCGCAGATCAGGTAGCGCAACGAGGGCTCGCGTGTGGCATCGAGATAACGATCGTCTCCGCTATTAACGGATTGATGCCGTATCGCGGCAACGCGGTGCTCGGCAATCAGGATGCGGCCGAAGCTGCCGAATCGAATCGCGCGTTGCGCTTCTGGACGATCGTCGATCCGCGTCTCCCCGAATCGTTCGCCCAATCAGCCGTCTTGCTCAGCCATCCCGGTTGTGCGGGCATCAAGATCCATCCGCATGCGCACGACTACGAAATTCGCGAGCATGGACCGGCGCTCTTCGCGTTTGCCGCTGAGCGCAATGCCGTCGTCTTGACGCACTCCGGCGATATCGGCAGCTATCCGGAGGACTTTGTGCCATTCGTCGACCGCTATCCGAACATCCAGCTGATCCTGGCGCATCTCGGAAATAGCGACGACGGTTCGATCTCTCGGCAAGTGGAAGCGATTCAGCGCGCGCGCAATGGGAATCTCTGGGTGGACACATCGTCGACGCGCTCGATGTACAGCGGTTTGATCGAATGGGCCGTCGAGCAAATCGGTCATGACCGCATTCTGTTCGGCACCGACACACCGCTCTACTGGGCGGGGGCCCAGAAGGGGCGCATCGAAAGCGCGCAGGTCGATGATGACGCGAAACAGGCAATCCTGTGGGACAACGCTGCCAGGCTCCTTGGATTTGGCCCTAACTGA